A window of Ipomoea triloba cultivar NCNSP0323 chromosome 2, ASM357664v1 contains these coding sequences:
- the LOC116004910 gene encoding transcription elongation factor 1 homolog, protein MGKRKSRAKPPPKKRIDKLDTVFTCPFCSHGSSVECRIDKKNSIGEAVCNICKASFSTTATTLSEPIDIYSEWIDECERVNPPEAKDGK, encoded by the exons ATGGGCAAGCGGAAATCAAGGGCAAAGCCACCTCCCAAGAAGAGAATTGATAAACTCGACACTGTTTTCACCTGTCCCTTCTGCAGTCATGGAAGTAGCGTGGAATGCCGCAT TGACAAGAAGAACTCGATTGGTGAAGCTGTGTGCAACATCTGCAAAGCGAGCTTTAGTACCACCGCAACAA CTTTATCTGAGCCTATAGACAT ATATAGCGAATGGATCGACGAATGTGAGCGTGTGAACCCCCCTGAGGCTAAGGATGGTAAGTGA
- the LOC116011480 gene encoding reticulon-4-interacting protein 1, mitochondrial, translating into MRLLLRRSAVIIGNENGGLRMMLGFRRGIATSCRAVLLPRFGGPDVLQLRDNVSVPDLKPNQVLVRTRAVSINPLDTRMRQGYGRSIFEPLLPLILGRDISGEVAAVGNSVRSLGVGQEVFGALHPTAVRGTYTDYAILDEDELAPKPASLSHVEASAIPFAALTAWRALKSTARIREGQRVLVVGGGGAVGFSAIQLSVAAGCHVSTTCGGESVDRILAAGAEQAVDYTTEDMEVAIKGHFDAVLDTIGAPETERVGINLLKRGGHYMTLQGEAASLADRYGLAIGLPISTAILLKKQIQYRYSHGIEYWWSYMRADAEGLDEIRRLSEAGKLKLPVEKTFPFTQVKDAHHAKDKGKIPGKVVLELD; encoded by the exons ATGCGGCTTTTACTACGGAGAAGCGCGGTGATAATTGGAAATGAGAACGGTGGATTGCGGATGATGTTAGGGTTTAGGAGAGGCATAGCGACGAGCTGCAGGGCGGTGCTTCTGCCGCGATTCGGCGGGCCCGACGTGCTTCAGCTTCGTGACAATGTCAGCGTTCCTGATCTCAAACCCAATCAAGTGCTCGTTCGGACTCGCGCTGTCTCTATCAACCCCCTTGACACCAGA atgcGACAAGGGTATGGCCGTTCAATATTTGAACCACTTCTGCCATTGATTCTGGGGCGTGATATCAGTGGTGAAGTTGCAGCTGTTGGAAATTCTGTCAGATCTCTAGGTGTTGGGCAAGAAGTATTCGGTGCTCTGCATCCAACTGCTGTGAGGGGTACTTACACTGACTATGCTATTCTTGATGAAGATGAACTTGCCCCCAAGCCAGCTTCACTTTCACATGTG GAAGCTAGTGCTATTCCTTTTGCTGCTCTAACTGCTTGGCGTGCCCTAAAAAGTACTGCAAGGATTAGGGAGGG GCAAAGGGTCTTGGTGGTGGGTGGAGGAGGAGCTGTGGGTTTTTCTGCAATTCAACTTTCAGTTGCTGCAGGCTGTCATGTTTCTACCACTTGTGGAGGTGAGAGTGTAGATCGCATTTTGGCTGCTGGTGCTGAGCAGGCAGTTGATTATACCACTGAG GATATGGAAGTAGCTATAAAGGGGCACTTTGATGCAGTTTTGGATACAATTGGTGCTCCAGAGACAGAAAGAGTAGGCATTAACCTTTTGAAGAGAGGTGGACACTATATGACATTGCAG GGAGAGGCTGCATCATTGGCTGATAGGTATGGGCTAGCTATTGGCCTTCCTATCTCAACAGCTATCTTGCTAAAGAAACAGATCCAATATCGATACTCTCATGGAATAG AGTATTGGTGGAGTTACATGCGGGCTGATGCCGAGGGTTTAGATGAGATCCGCAGGCTATCAGAAGCTGGAAAGCTCAAACTACCAGTCGAAAAAACTTTCCCTTTTACGCAAGTGAAAGATGCCCATCATGCCAAGGACAAAGGGAAAATTCCTGGCAAAGTAGTATTGGAACTAGACTAG